From Companilactobacillus heilongjiangensis, one genomic window encodes:
- a CDS encoding DEAD/DEAH box helicase family protein, whose amino-acid sequence MKLDRLPIKLQYCRSCINLGKLPIDGQLLITPTAINYPQQNDYLVWDGTLTANQEKGVRELLMAFENHRSHLVWAVTGAGKTEMIFPLIEQVLKQGQRIAICSPRVDVCIELFPRIQKVFPNTTVGLFHGKSEEPYQLTQIMLATVHQLIRFEAAFDVLVVDEVDSYPLAGNMMLHRAIKKAKKPTGMIVYLSATPPKELLSQVKQQKISITKLYQRFHGHPLPEPHCHLLLKPITFGKINPRLRLKLQRLIKNNERFMLFFPQIPTMKNFAKQLIKLYPLLTFVDVSSKDEHRLEKVQQFRDQRVQAILTTTILERGVTFKKITVIVLDAQAKEFSKTALIQIAGRAGRGSDSYDDEVHFYYQYYNQQVRLACSEIAYLNQQAKK is encoded by the coding sequence ATGAAACTCGATCGGTTGCCGATTAAACTGCAATATTGTCGAAGTTGTATCAATTTGGGCAAGTTGCCGATAGACGGTCAGTTGCTTATAACGCCGACAGCAATTAATTATCCCCAGCAGAACGATTATTTGGTGTGGGATGGTACATTGACAGCCAATCAAGAGAAAGGTGTCAGAGAGCTGTTAATGGCGTTTGAGAATCATCGGAGTCATTTGGTTTGGGCCGTGACTGGTGCAGGTAAAACGGAAATGATTTTCCCTTTGATTGAGCAAGTTTTAAAACAAGGTCAACGGATTGCTATCTGTTCGCCTAGAGTGGATGTTTGTATTGAATTGTTTCCCCGAATTCAAAAGGTTTTTCCAAATACGACTGTGGGCTTGTTTCACGGTAAAAGTGAGGAGCCTTATCAATTAACGCAAATCATGTTGGCAACTGTTCATCAACTGATCCGTTTTGAAGCGGCGTTTGATGTGTTGGTGGTTGATGAAGTTGATTCCTATCCGTTGGCGGGAAATATGATGTTGCATCGAGCGATTAAGAAGGCTAAGAAACCAACGGGGATGATTGTCTATTTGTCAGCCACGCCGCCGAAAGAATTATTATCGCAAGTTAAGCAACAAAAAATTTCAATAACTAAATTATATCAAAGGTTCCACGGTCATCCATTGCCGGAGCCTCACTGTCATTTATTATTAAAACCAATTACCTTTGGCAAGATAAATCCGCGGTTAAGATTGAAACTTCAACGTCTCATCAAAAACAATGAACGATTCATGTTATTTTTTCCACAGATTCCAACAATGAAAAATTTTGCTAAGCAATTAATAAAATTATATCCATTATTAACATTCGTTGATGTCAGTTCTAAAGATGAGCATCGCTTAGAGAAAGTCCAACAATTTCGTGACCAACGTGTTCAAGCCATTTTGACCACAACAATTTTAGAACGAGGTGTGACCTTCAAAAAAATCACCGTTATTGTTTTGGATGCCCAAGCTAAGGAGTTCTCTAAGACTGCCTTGATTCAAATAGCTGGTCGAGCTGGACGTGGGAGCGATTCGTATGATGATGAAGTTCATTTCTACTATCAATATTATAATCAACAGGTTCGCTTAGCATGTTCTGAAATTGCTTATTTGAATCAGCAGGCGAAGAAATGA
- a CDS encoding YigZ family protein, with amino-acid sequence MQNYKTIAKTGSHEKDIKKSRFIAHIAQTFSEAEANEFIKKIREQESGATHNCTAFIVLENVKIERMSDDGEPSGTAGSPILNVLQQQDLQNVTVVVTRYFGGIKLGAGGLIRAYSSTTAEAVKEIGLVENRIQQGYELTIPYHMFDKFDNYARKENINLENKQFTSDVQCEIYLDVTNAEESVQNIKDLFQNQIIIKETDKTYKQVPVEAN; translated from the coding sequence TTGCAAAATTATAAAACAATCGCTAAAACTGGTAGTCACGAAAAAGACATCAAGAAATCACGTTTCATAGCCCACATCGCTCAAACCTTTTCTGAAGCTGAAGCTAATGAATTTATCAAAAAGATCCGCGAACAAGAATCCGGTGCAACACACAACTGTACGGCTTTTATCGTATTAGAGAACGTCAAAATCGAACGGATGTCAGATGACGGCGAACCAAGCGGAACTGCAGGTTCCCCTATTTTGAACGTGTTGCAGCAACAAGACCTCCAAAACGTTACCGTCGTCGTTACACGTTACTTTGGTGGCATTAAATTGGGTGCTGGTGGATTGATCAGAGCTTATTCATCAACAACCGCCGAAGCCGTCAAGGAGATTGGTTTAGTCGAAAATCGTATCCAACAAGGATATGAATTAACAATTCCATATCATATGTTTGATAAATTCGATAACTATGCTCGTAAAGAAAATATTAATTTAGAGAATAAGCAGTTCACATCAGACGTTCAGTGTGAAATTTATTTAGACGTCACCAATGCCGAAGAATCAGTCCAAAATATTAAGGACCTCTTTCAAAACCAAATTATCATCAAGGAAACTGATAAAACTTATAAACAAGTTCCTGTCGAAGCTAACTAA
- a CDS encoding ComF family protein, whose protein sequence is MWEQKYGIINCHQALFEYNQFIHSYFKLYKRYGDVLLARLFFQDIKNWSLRNNFDVVTYIPASESHLQARGFDPVYELYADIFDLKPLLVKVDADKPQAQKNRIERLNTPQTFSALPEFSKIQKEQRILILDDIYTTGRTLMHAHDIFLKTGFENISTFSLSR, encoded by the coding sequence ATGTGGGAACAAAAATATGGCATTATCAATTGCCATCAGGCTTTGTTCGAGTATAATCAGTTCATACACAGCTACTTCAAGCTGTATAAGAGATATGGAGATGTCTTGTTAGCTCGATTATTTTTTCAGGACATAAAGAACTGGTCTTTACGGAATAACTTTGATGTAGTCACATATATTCCTGCTAGCGAAAGCCATCTTCAAGCACGCGGATTTGATCCCGTTTATGAATTATATGCCGATATTTTTGATCTGAAGCCGCTTTTGGTTAAAGTCGACGCTGATAAACCACAAGCACAGAAGAATCGAATTGAACGACTAAATACGCCACAGACTTTTTCGGCGCTGCCAGAGTTCAGTAAAATTCAAAAAGAGCAACGGATTTTAATATTGGATGATATTTACACGACCGGACGCACTTTAATGCATGCTCATGATATATTTTTGAAGACTGGATTCGAAAATATTTCCACATTTTCATTATCTAGGTAA